The following is a genomic window from Nitrospira sp..
GGTCGATCCCTTCCATCGCTAATGCGCCGATCAGCTTATCGAGGGCGTTATGCCGCCCGACGTCCTCACGAGCAAGGAGAATTTGCCCATCCGGCGCGCACATCGCCGCGACATGGGCTGCGCCTGTCGCCTGCCCAAGCGGTTGATGGCCGTCCAATGTGGAGAGTGCTCGCGCGATGGCCGCTCGATCGGTTTGAATCCTGGCCGTGACCGGCGGCAATGGGCGAAGAATCTGCTCGATGCTCTCTAGCCCGCACAAGCCGCAACTGCTTTCGGACACGCGCGTGCGCGCCCTCGCACACGCGGTCGCGGTGAGCTCGGAAGGCAGCGCGATCTGAACGACCCACCCTCCGTTGGCCGAAAGAATATTGATGTCGCGGATCTGGTCGGCTCGCTGCACGAGCCGTTCGCTCAAGGCAAAGCCCACGGCGTAGTCGCGAAGATCCGATGGAGTCGCCATCATGACGGCATACTTGATGCCGCACACTTCGATCGCAATAGGGGCTTCGATGGGAACGGCGCGATGGGAGTCACCATCGGTACCCGCTTCCGAAAGCCGCATCTGCCGGATCGCATAGTGACGGGAGGAAGGCTGTAACGAGAGTAATGACATGGTGCGTGCTCCGTATGGAGTGGAGCGTAATAACGTAGGCCATGCTTGTCAAGGCGAAGGAATTGGCGCTGTGTTGGCTGGACAAGAACAAGAGAGTTTCGGATGAAGCCGGCGTGACTTCAGCCGTTCAGTTATGTGACAGTATGCCGTCTGTGGGCCTGGAGAAAGAGGAATTTGCCATGGCGGACGACGCACCTCGGTTTAAGCCATACACGCATCCGGCCGGTGGATGGGGCGCGGCTGCGGCCACGGCTAAGGTCTTGCTGGAACAGAGTGTCCTCACCACTGGGTCTCGTGCCTTGCTCTCCATGAATCAGCCTGGCGGCTTTAAATGCCCGAGTTGCGCGTTTCCCGACCCTGAGTGTCGAAAGACTTTGGAGTTTTGCGAGAATGGCGCCAAGGCCTTGGCTTTCGAGGCGACCAAGCACCGAGTCACGCGCGAGTTCTTTCAGCAACATACGGTGACGGACTTGATGGCGCAGTCCGACCATTGGTTGGAAATGCAGGGACGCCTCACCGAGCCGATGCGTTATGACGCCTCGACGGATCGTTACGTGCCCTGTGCCTGGGATGACGCGTTTGCGCTGATCGGGCGGCATTTGAAAGCACTCGACAGTCCGCACCAGGCTGAGTTTTACACGTCGGGTCGCACTCCCAATGAAGCCGCGTTTCTCTATGCGATCTTTGTCCGAGCCTTCGGGACCAATAATTTTCCCGATTGCTCGAACATGTGCCACGAACCGACGAGTCGCGGCTTGCCGCCCGCGATCGGTGTTGGGAAGGGCACCGTGGTCATGGAGGATTTCGACCATGCGGAGGCGATCTTCGTGGTCGGGCAGAACACGGGCACCAATTCGCCGCGCATGATGACCAACTTGGTCGAGGCGCGCAAACGCGGCGTGCCGATCGTGGCCATCAATCCCATGCCGGAACGCGCGCTGATCCGGTTTACCGCGCCGCAAGATGTCATTCAGATGGCGACCTTTGGATCGACCGAGATCGCGAGTGAATTCGTCCATATCCGCATCGGCGGCGATCTCGCCCTGTTCAAAGGCCTCATGAAGGTTTTGTTCGAACGTGAGACGGCTGGTGAGTCCGTGCTCGACCATGAGTTCATCCGGACGCATACGACCGGATTTGAAGTGATTCGAGAAGAGGCGCTAACTCACGACTGGACTGAGATCGTCGACACGTCCGGGGTCAGTGAAGCGCAGATTCGCAGGATCGCCGAGGTCTATATCCGTTCGCGCGCGACGATGATCTGTTATGGGATGGGCCTCACGCAGCATCAGGAAGGCTCGCGGCTGCTGCAACAGGTGGTGAATCTCCTGTTGCTGCGCGGGAATTTTGGAAAGCCTGGCGCAGGGATCGCGCCGATTCGCGGCCATTCCAATGTGCAAGGCGACCGCACTGTCGGCATCGATGAGCAGCCACCTGAGGCGTATCTAGACCGCGTCCGTGACGTGTTCGGCTTCGAGCCGCCGCGCGCGCCAGGCCACCATACGCTGGCCGCCGTTGAGGCGATGGCGCGGGGCGAGGCCAAGGTGTTCGTCGGCATGGGCGGCAACTTCGTTCGAGCCGTGCCCGACACGGAGAGATCCTATGCGGCGATGCGCAAGCTGGCCCTGACAGTCGGTATCTCGACCAAACTCAACCGCGGGCATCTTGTGCATGGGCGCGACGCCTTGATCTTGCCTGTGATTTCGCGCTCCGAGATCATCCGGACGTCGGCCGGTGAACAGTTCGTGACGATTGAGGATTCGGTGTCCAAGGTGACGGCCTCGCGGGGCGTGCTGGAGCCGGCGAGCCCAGACCTTCGGTCGGAAGTCGAGATCGTCTGCCGCATGGCCATGGCCACTTTGCCGGACAGCCGGATTCCGTGGGAGCGCTACAGTCAGGACTATAATCTGATCCGGGACAAGATCGCGGCAGTGTATCCAGACATTTACGCGGACTTTTCCGGACGGATCAAGGATTCGGCAGGGTTTCACCTCGATGTGCCGCCGAGGCGGCGGGTGTGGCCCACAGAGAACGGCAAGGCGAACTTTCTGCTCTTTCCCGGCCTGGCGGTGAATGCGGCGGTGTCCGATCCATCGATGCTGCGGCTCGCGACGGTCCGTTCGCACGATCAGTTCAACACCACGATCTACAGCATGAATGACCGGTATCGTGGGGTCTACAACAACCGGATGGTGCTCTTTATCAATGCAGAGGACCGCGCCGAACGAGGGTTGGTCGACGGGGCTCAGGTTGCGTTGGAGACCATCAGTGAGGATGGGGTGACCCGGCGTGTAGAGGGACTGACGGTGATCGACTATCCGATGCCACGGGGAGCTGTCGCTGGATATTATCCGGAGCTGAATCCCCTGTTGCCGTTGGAATATTGCGATCGGATCAGCGGGACACCCGCCGCGAAGTCCATTCCTGTTCGCGTAGTGACGGCTCGTGCAGATTCGGCCGACGCAGGCCAGACTTGTCGATGAGATATAGGTGTCTGTATGGGCATGCCCTGCACGCTGTGAATGTTGATGGAGGGACAAGGGTCCTCGTATGAATAGCATGATTGAATCCGAATACTGGGGCGTCGTTCTCAACCTATGGGAGCATGGGTACTGGGGCATCGATGTCCGGCGCGTGGTGCTGGCAGCCGCCATCATGACGCTGGGCATTCTGATCCGAAAGCCCTTCAGCCGGATGCTCCTTCGTCAGTTTCAGTTCGTGCTGATCCATGTCCATCACAAGGGCGATACGAAGATCCTTGAGGCGTTGGCGCCGCCGTTCCGATTGGTCTCTGTCCTCTTGGCGGCGTTTGTCGTCTCAGAGTTCGTCATCGTGCATCCGCAGCTCAAGCTGATTGCGGAAGACGCCAATCGATCGCTGATTGCCTTCACGTTGTTCTGGGCGCTGTTTCAACTGGTGGCTCCGCTCTTGTCCGCGATCAATGAGCGGGATGAAGCCTTCAGCGACGTGATTATGGAGTGGATGGTTCGTGTTCTGCGCACGCTGCTGCTGGCGCTTGGCGTGGCGACTGTTTTGGAAATCTGGGGCATTCGGGTGGGGACGATCCTCGCCGGTCTCGGGCTGGTCGGCGCGGCCGTGGCCCTTGGGGCGCAGGCGCTCTTCAAAAATCTGATCGCCGGCGTTTTTATCATCGCCGAACGGCGGCTTCAGCACGGGGACTGGATTCGCGTAGACGGAGTGGTGGAAGGCACAGTGGAAAGCATCGGCTTGCGCACCACGATGGTGCGTCGCTTCGACCTAGCGCCGGTCTATGTCCCGAACTCGCAGTTGGCCGACACGGCCGTCACGAACTTTTCCCAGATGACGGCCCGGCAGATTTCATGGACCATCGGTCTGGAGTATGGGACGAGCATCGATCAGCTTCGGCGCATTCGTGATGGCATCGAACGCTATATTTTGGACAGCCGGGATTTTATTCAGACCCCCGCCGCGCCGATGTTAGTGCGGATCGACAGTTTCGGCGACTCGGCGATCAACCTCATGGTCTACTGTTTTACGCGGAGCACGGATTGGGCCGAATGGATGAAGATCAAAGAGGCGCTGGCCTATGCGATCAAGACGTTGGTTGCCGAGGCAGGGTCGGGCTTCGCCTTCCCCAGCCAATCGGTGTATGTCGAGACGGTGCCCTCTGGCGCGGAAGTGGCGTCGTTGCAGCGACCGCTAAGCGCTCCCTCAACTCCCGATCCCGCCTCAAGCCGTCCTCCAGCCTAGCGGTGGTAGTCATTGAGTCTAGGTCTCCTTGTGCGCCGGCGTTCCGCGCTGGTGCGCGGAGTCCCTGCTGGGCACAGTGCATAACTACTTTGCCGTGGTGTCATACACAGGGGAAGGTCAGGGTTGGAAGAATGAGCGGGAGACTATTGGCGGCCGTCTGATCGAGCGAGAAGTAGTGCGATCATATAGCGATGCAGGCTCAGGCTAGAGTTAGCCTGTGGTTTGGAACTCGACCTTGCGGGTTTCGGTTACCCGTTTGGATGCATCCAGAATTTCGATTGAGACGAGATTGCCGATAGCATCGTAGTCCAGAATTACGCCAGGCTTGTCCTCATCGCTTTCGGCGATAGGAGTGTTGTCTTTGAGGATCATGCTCAGCGTGTCGGTTTTCTCATCGTAGGAGACCTTCATGTCTTCCTCCAGTATTTGTCTATTTTGCTCGTCCGATAGGCGGTCACCACTTCAGCCGGGTGTCGATCAATATCGACAAAGACTCGCACAAGAAATATCGTTGCCGACTCTTCAAATGGGAGTCGTGATTGCAGTACCGCCCTTCCTGGTCGAACGGCACAACGCTGTTCAGGTGCAGACAGTATTGCATGGATGATCTCTTCGCTCAAGCCGCGGCGAGATAACTCTATTCGTGCATGATCCGTGATGACATAGCTGGCGATGGGGCCAACAGCCATTCGGCAGACATCCTCAATGGCACCGAGAGGTCAGGGAAGTCGTGCTACCACTACGGCATTCTACAGGGGTTGAACGAGTGAAGGAATGATGAGTCTAGGAGGAGTATGGACCAAGGATCGTCGTTAAGGCGATGGAGCACAGTCTCACAGTTCTTAGTCTGCATCGCTGGCGCGCAGGATTTCTGTGTATGCGCTGCCTAGTCGCCTATATCGCGTGTTGAAGGATAAGACCATGGTAGGTCAGATATCTCGGAGTAGGGGAAAGCTTTCTCCAAGCGCGCAGCCCCTCGGCTGCCTGAGCCGAAGACGGCGGTCATCATTCGGCTAGCTCAACAAGCGTTGAAGTGGTTTAAATCCAAAGGCCTTGGCTATCAGACGCGCATCAATGCTCTCCTCAGAGCCTACATGGGAGCGCATAAATCTTTCTGAGATCGAAGGCAGAATTGAAAAAGACTCCCGACACCTTTGTTTTGCCCCAACGGCAAGTTTCGAGATGAATGTCTCAACAGGCATTGGTTTCTGACATTGCAGAAAGCGCAGAGCAAGCAATTCTGTCTCTGTGAAATTCGGGCTTGCACAATCACGTCTGGGTCGTTATTATAACTAAGACTTATTAACTCCTAGTTGTGAACTATGCCGCTCTATAGCTCCAGCGTTGAATACGGACTCCATTGCTTGCTCTATCTGGTGGATGCCTCAGGCGAAACCCAGGCGAGCAGTTTTGATCTGGCCGAGTTTCAGGGAATCTCTCCATCCTACGTCGCCAAGCTGTTCGGCCAGCTCAAGGCTGCCGGCCTGGTGACGGCGGTCGAAGGAGCGCACGGCGGATATCGGCTGGCGCGCCCGGCAAAAGACATTACGGTGCTCGATGTGGTGGAAGCCTTGGAAGGCGGCAACCCGCTGTTTCAGTGCCGGGAGATCCGAAGCAAGTGCGCGCTCTTCGAGGATGTGCCGCCTGCGTGGGCCACAAAAGGCATCTGCGGCATCCATGCCGTCATGCTGGAAGCTGAACGCCAGATGAAACAGAGTTTGGCCAGCCACACGCTGGCCGATCTTTCGCATCAGGTCGCGCGCAAAGCGCCAAAAGGGTTTCCGACTGAACTCAATGTGTGGTTTGCAGATCGCAGGGCTTCGAAATCACGTCGTTCGAAATCTTAAATGGTCTTTAGGAGGGTTGCATGAAACAGCTTGTTATTGTCGGTGGCGGGTTCGCCGGATTGTGGGCTGGACTGACGGCTGCGCGCGAGTTGGAGGGGCATCGTGACGCGGTTCGTATTACGCTCGTGACACGAGACGAATTTCTGACGGTGCGGCCGAGGCTCTACGAAGTCTTTTCCGAGGGTTTGCGGGCGCCGTTACGCCCGGTGCTTGAGCCGCTCGACATTCATCTGCAGCTCGGCACGGTAGAGAAGATTAACCGGCAGCAGCAATCCGTGGACCTCGCTCTCGCCAACGGCGGGCATCTGGCATTGCCCTATGACCGGCTGATTCTCACCGCGGGGAGCGTGCAACGGACGCTGGAGATACCGGGGGCCGTGGAGTTTGCGCTGGATGTCGATACCTTTGCGGCCGCAAAGGCATTCGACCGGCATCTGCAGGAGGTGTTGCGCGAGTGGGATCAGCCGGGCCGGCTGACCTTTACGATCGTGGGCGCTGGGTTTACCGGGATCGAGCTGGCGACGGAAATGCGCACGCGCATCCGCGTGCACAGCAATGAGGCGGTCGCGCGCAAGGCGCGAATCATCCTGCTCGACCGGGGGGCTGTCGTCGGCCAGCATTTGGGGCCGAACCCTCGTCCCGCTATCGATGCGGCATTGCGGGAGGCGCAGGTAGAAGTTTGCCTCGGTACGAGTCTTGAGAAGGTAGAGCGGAACACGGTTGTGCTGACCGACGGCACGCGCATCGAATCCTCGACCGTCGTGATTACGGCGGGGTTGCGCGCGAACCCGCTGGCCGCGCAATTGGGCGCGGCCACAGACGGTCTCGGGCGTGTCATGGTCGATGAGATGCTGCGCGTCGACGGAACTCAGAATCTCTTCGCCGCGGGCGACGCCGCCTGTGCGAAAGCCGATGAACAGCATGCGGCGTTGATGTCCTGTCAGCATGCCATTCCGATGGGCAAGTATGCAGGCTATAACGCGGCGCACGATTTACTGGGGACACCGCTGCGCCCCTATAGCCAGCCGAATTATGTGACCTGTTTGGACTTGGGCGAGTCCGGTGCCTTGTTCACCGTCGGCTGGGAGCGCAAGCCTGAAAAATGGGGTGCCGACGGCAAGCAACTCAAGCAGACGATCAATACGCAATGGATCTATCCCCCATCCGGGAATCGCGAGTCGATTCTGGCCGCGGCGGATTTAGACGGGGTGTGGCCTCCAGCGGTGTAAGGAGGGAGTGCCAATGGAGAAGTTATCGATGTTGTCTGTCTTTAATCAGGAGGATCGTATGAATACACGCGCGTTGGGTTATGCGATGGGTCTCATGGTGGCCGTTGCGGCGCTGCCGATGTCCGCAGGTGCTGAAACAGGTGGAGATCGAGGCGCCAGCGATGTTCAGGTTGTGCCTCTCGCGGTCCGCCCCTTTCCCGAGATTTCCGGAAAGGAAGGGGCGATGCTGACGGTTGAGTTGGCGCCGGGGGCGTCGTCGCTTCCTCATCGGCATCGTGCGCATACATTCGTGTATATGCTGGAGGGTTCCATTGCGATGCAGGTCGAAGGCGGACCGGTCGTGACGCTCACCGCAGGCCAGACCTTTTACGAATCGCCGAACGACATCCATGCCGTCTCGAAAAACATGAGCGCCACTGAGCGCGCAAAGTTTGTGGTGTTCTTTGTGAAAGATGCCGGCCAGCCGTTTGTGCTGCCGGTGCAATAAGCTAGCGGCTGCGTGGCTCTGCTCGTTCATGGTTGCAGAGTCATACAGTATTGCGTGATGGAAGATGCTCCGAGAGAGCGGGCAGTATCACTGTTTCGGCGATTTCGGCGGCAGCCGTTCGCTTAGGACGGGAAATTTGGCTTCGGCGACGCCGAAGTTGCCGCTGGAGGGATCGGCGGCGACGACGCGAAGAGTGATGCCGTCCGGCGCATCTTTCGGAAGCGGGACGAAGAAGGGCGCTTCGAAGCCGGCCTTGTCGCCGCTGTAGAACATTTGCAACCGCTCCATTACCTTCGTGCCGATGAGCAGCTCGCCGTAGATGTGAACCTTTCGTGAATCCCAATCGCCATGGGGTCTGACCAAGGCGCCGGAGAGGGTGCGGACGGACGCGCGCAGCACCACGTCGTCTTTTGCAATGAGGCCATCGCCGGTGGATTTCGGATGGTCGATGTGGACGATATAGCCGTAGAGCGCGAGCACGATGCCGTCGCCGGTGAGGTCATGGCCCGGAATCAACCAGGTACGGGTGGAGACGCGCTGAGCCGCGGTCGGAAAGGCGAGTGGACCTTCTGCGGAAATCTCGACGAGAGTGGGCGCGACCAGATCGAGCGTCGCGGTGAAGGCGGCGGCGGGGCGGCTGCTGTAGTGGGCCTCTTCCATCAGGCGCGGGGTGCGCATGATTTGATTCTGATCGCCGGCGTCGCCCTGCTGTATGCCGGTGGCGAGGATCTGGCCAGTCGCGACATCTGTGATGGTGACGCGCGCGCCGCCAACATCTTTCCCCAGCACCATTGAGCCATGCGCCACGACACGCACGAGGATGGTCGTGGGTTTCGGCTCGTTCAGATGCAGGTCGGGCGGCGCGTCTTCTGGCGCGGGGAGCGCGAGGCAGGGCAGGGGCATCAGGAGGCACGAGAGGAGGAGAAGGCGGAGCCTGATATCCGCTCGGTTCATTTGACTTTGGTGCCCGGTTCCACTTCT
Proteins encoded in this region:
- a CDS encoding Sulfur carrier protein FdhD (MaGe:77310307) gives rise to the protein MSLLSLQPSSRHYAIRQMRLSEAGTDGDSHRAVPIEAPIAIEVCGIKYAVMMATPSDLRDYAVGFALSERLVQRADQIRDINILSANGGWVVQIALPSELTATACARARTRVSESSCGLCGLESIEQILRPLPPVTARIQTDRAAIARALSTLDGHQPLGQATGAAHVAAMCAPDGQILLAREDVGRHNALDKLIGALAMEGIDPAAGFFLLSARCSYELVEKTVQAGCPMLVTVSAPTSLAIDRATAAGLTLVALARPDSAMIVCDALENIV
- a CDS encoding Protein YdeP (MaGe:77310308) encodes the protein MLVKAKELALCWLDKNKRVSDEAGVTSAVQLCDSMPSVGLEKEEFAMADDAPRFKPYTHPAGGWGAAAATAKVLLEQSVLTTGSRALLSMNQPGGFKCPSCAFPDPECRKTLEFCENGAKALAFEATKHRVTREFFQQHTVTDLMAQSDHWLEMQGRLTEPMRYDASTDRYVPCAWDDAFALIGRHLKALDSPHQAEFYTSGRTPNEAAFLYAIFVRAFGTNNFPDCSNMCHEPTSRGLPPAIGVGKGTVVMEDFDHAEAIFVVGQNTGTNSPRMMTNLVEARKRGVPIVAINPMPERALIRFTAPQDVIQMATFGSTEIASEFVHIRIGGDLALFKGLMKVLFERETAGESVLDHEFIRTHTTGFEVIREEALTHDWTEIVDTSGVSEAQIRRIAEVYIRSRATMICYGMGLTQHQEGSRLLQQVVNLLLLRGNFGKPGAGIAPIRGHSNVQGDRTVGIDEQPPEAYLDRVRDVFGFEPPRAPGHHTLAAVEAMARGEAKVFVGMGGNFVRAVPDTERSYAAMRKLALTVGISTKLNRGHLVHGRDALILPVISRSEIIRTSAGEQFVTIEDSVSKVTASRGVLEPASPDLRSEVEIVCRMAMATLPDSRIPWERYSQDYNLIRDKIAAVYPDIYADFSGRIKDSAGFHLDVPPRRRVWPTENGKANFLLFPGLAVNAAVSDPSMLRLATVRSHDQFNTTIYSMNDRYRGVYNNRMVLFINAEDRAERGLVDGAQVALETISEDGVTRRVEGLTVIDYPMPRGAVAGYYPELNPLLPLEYCDRISGTPAAKSIPVRVVTARADSADAGQTCR
- a CDS encoding Mechanosensitive ion channel family protein (MaGe:77310309); its protein translation is MNSMIESEYWGVVLNLWEHGYWGIDVRRVVLAAAIMTLGILIRKPFSRMLLRQFQFVLIHVHHKGDTKILEALAPPFRLVSVLLAAFVVSEFVIVHPQLKLIAEDANRSLIAFTLFWALFQLVAPLLSAINERDEAFSDVIMEWMVRVLRTLLLALGVATVLEIWGIRVGTILAGLGLVGAAVALGAQALFKNLIAGVFIIAERRLQHGDWIRVDGVVEGTVESIGLRTTMVRRFDLAPVYVPNSQLADTAVTNFSQMTARQISWTIGLEYGTSIDQLRRIRDGIERYILDSRDFIQTPAAPMLVRIDSFGDSAINLMVYCFTRSTDWAEWMKIKEALAYAIKTLVAEAGSGFAFPSQSVYVETVPSGAEVASLQRPLSAPSTPDPASSRPPA
- a CDS encoding hypothetical protein (Evidence 5 : Unknown function; MaGe:77310310), with protein sequence MCAGVPRWCAESLLGTVHNYFAVVSYTGEGQGWKNERETIGGRLIEREVVRSYSDAGSG
- a CDS encoding hypothetical protein (Evidence 4 : Unknown function but conserved in other organisms; MaGe:77310311) → MKVSYDEKTDTLSMILKDNTPIAESDEDKPGVILDYDAIGNLVSIEILDASKRVTETRKVEFQTTG
- a CDS encoding BadM/Rrf2 family transcriptional regulator (MaGe:77310312) gives rise to the protein MPLYSSSVEYGLHCLLYLVDASGETQASSFDLAEFQGISPSYVAKLFGQLKAAGLVTAVEGAHGGYRLARPAKDITVLDVVEALEGGNPLFQCREIRSKCALFEDVPPAWATKGICGIHAVMLEAERQMKQSLASHTLADLSHQVARKAPKGFPTELNVWFADRRASKSRRSKS
- a CDS encoding NADH dehydrogenase (MaGe:77310313), which produces MKQLVIVGGGFAGLWAGLTAARELEGHRDAVRITLVTRDEFLTVRPRLYEVFSEGLRAPLRPVLEPLDIHLQLGTVEKINRQQQSVDLALANGGHLALPYDRLILTAGSVQRTLEIPGAVEFALDVDTFAAAKAFDRHLQEVLREWDQPGRLTFTIVGAGFTGIELATEMRTRIRVHSNEAVARKARIILLDRGAVVGQHLGPNPRPAIDAALREAQVEVCLGTSLEKVERNTVVLTDGTRIESSTVVITAGLRANPLAAQLGAATDGLGRVMVDEMLRVDGTQNLFAAGDAACAKADEQHAALMSCQHAIPMGKYAGYNAAHDLLGTPLRPYSQPNYVTCLDLGESGALFTVGWERKPEKWGADGKQLKQTINTQWIYPPSGNRESILAAADLDGVWPPAV
- a CDS encoding Cupin (MaGe:77310314), with protein sequence MEKLSMLSVFNQEDRMNTRALGYAMGLMVAVAALPMSAGAETGGDRGASDVQVVPLAVRPFPEISGKEGAMLTVELAPGASSLPHRHRAHTFVYMLEGSIAMQVEGGPVVTLTAGQTFYESPNDIHAVSKNMSATERAKFVVFFVKDAGQPFVLPVQ
- a CDS encoding conserved exported protein of unknown function (Evidence 4 : Unknown function but conserved in other organisms; MaGe:77310315); amino-acid sequence: MNRADIRLRLLLLSCLLMPLPCLALPAPEDAPPDLHLNEPKPTTILVRVVAHGSMVLGKDVGGARVTITDVATGQILATGIQQGDAGDQNQIMRTPRLMEEAHYSSRPAAAFTATLDLVAPTLVEISAEGPLAFPTAAQRVSTRTWLIPGHDLTGDGIVLALYGYIVHIDHPKSTGDGLIAKDDVVLRASVRTLSGALVRPHGDWDSRKVHIYGELLIGTKVMERLQMFYSGDKAGFEAPFFVPLPKDAPDGITLRVVAADPSSGNFGVAEAKFPVLSERLPPKSPKQ